The following proteins are encoded in a genomic region of Glycine max cultivar Williams 82 chromosome 18, Glycine_max_v4.0, whole genome shotgun sequence:
- the LOC100805378 gene encoding abscisic acid receptor PYL4, whose protein sequence is MLPNNPSTIVPDAVARHHTHVVSPQQCCSAVVQEIAAPVSTVWSVVRRFDNPQAYKHFVKSCHVILGDGDVGTLREVHVISGLPAAVSTERLDVLDDERHVIGFSMVGGDHRLFNYRSVTTLHPRSAAGTVVVESYVVDVPPGNTTEDTRVFVDTILRCNLQSLAKFAENLTKLHQR, encoded by the coding sequence ATGTTACCCAACAATCCTTCCACTATTGTTCCCGACGCGGTGGCCCGGCACCACACCCACGTGGTGTCCCCGCAGCAGTGCTGCTCCGCCGTGGTCCAGGAGATCGCCGCCCCGGTCTCCACCGTCTGGTCCGTCGTGCGGCGCTTCGACAACCCGCAGGCCTACAAGCACTTCGTCAAGAGCTGCCACGTCATCCTCGGCGACGGCGACGTCGGGACCCTCCGCGAGGTCCACGTCATCTCCGGCCTCCCCGCCGCCGTCAGCACCGAGCGCCTCGACGTCCTCGACGACGAGCGCCACGTTATCGGCTTCAGCATGGTCGGCGGCGACCACCGCCTCTTCAACTACCGCTCTGTCACCACTCTTCACCCCCGCTCCGCCGCCGGCACCGTCGTCGTCGAGTCCTACGTCGTTGACGTCCCCCCCGGCAACACCACCGAGGACACGCGCGTCTTCGTCGACACCATCCTCCGCTGCAACCTCCAATCTCTCGCCAAATTCGCCGAAAACCTAACCAAACTCCATCAACGATGA